One Chloroflexota bacterium genomic window carries:
- a CDS encoding phosphoglucosamine mutase produces MSRLFGTDGVRGVVGEWPLVPEFALALGRAAGSVLAAHSKQPTILVGRDTRQSGPMLQSALVAGLLAGGVDVLELDVITTPGISWLTHKLGARAGVVISASHNPVQQNGIKFFGPEGHKLPEALEEEIERIADPQPEDTIPNTTRPKIRPGRIMDGHGMRELYIEGLLAEHHDLQLDRLTVVLDCANGAASEYAPEIFARAGVNVVAIHASPTGLNINVDAGSENVRQWPGKMKNLIQSYHANFGVAFDGDADRVIFVDQNGGVVDGDHMLGMLARYFDKRDQLLGRSLVTTTMRNAGLKKFAEAAGWQLHETPVGDKYVTEKLIELRRNTPQSGGIGLGGEQSGHVILLDDSHVTGDGMRTALFVMRAFIESGATSMAEFAAGIGKTPQVIASADVGRGPRLDKFALVDIENQTLAGHPGLTRINLRYSGTESKFRAMLESDGQQSEEALAGIAARICRQIQAASGMNGGGIEIQDCSRGGLLMTTD; encoded by the coding sequence ATGTCACGACTATTTGGAACTGACGGTGTTCGAGGCGTGGTGGGCGAGTGGCCGCTCGTGCCCGAATTTGCCCTGGCCCTGGGGCGGGCCGCAGGCTCGGTGCTGGCCGCCCATTCCAAACAGCCCACCATTCTTGTTGGCCGCGACACCCGGCAGTCCGGCCCGATGTTGCAAAGCGCCCTCGTCGCCGGCCTGCTCGCCGGCGGCGTGGACGTGCTTGAGCTTGACGTCATCACCACGCCCGGCATCTCCTGGCTCACGCACAAACTGGGCGCGCGGGCCGGCGTTGTCATCTCAGCCTCGCACAATCCTGTTCAGCAGAACGGCATCAAGTTCTTCGGTCCTGAAGGCCACAAACTGCCCGAAGCCCTCGAAGAAGAGATTGAACGCATCGCCGACCCCCAACCCGAAGACACCATCCCCAACACAACCCGCCCCAAGATCAGGCCGGGCCGAATCATGGACGGGCACGGGATGCGTGAACTATATATTGAAGGCCTCCTGGCCGAACACCACGATTTGCAATTGGATCGCCTGACCGTCGTGTTGGATTGCGCCAACGGCGCCGCCTCTGAATACGCCCCCGAAATCTTCGCCCGGGCCGGAGTGAACGTGGTCGCCATTCACGCCTCACCCACCGGCCTCAACATCAACGTGGATGCCGGCTCTGAAAACGTGCGTCAGTGGCCGGGCAAAATGAAGAACCTGATCCAAAGCTACCATGCCAATTTTGGCGTGGCGTTTGACGGCGACGCCGACCGGGTCATCTTTGTTGACCAAAATGGCGGCGTGGTGGATGGCGACCACATGCTTGGCATGTTGGCCCGTTACTTCGACAAACGGGATCAACTACTGGGCCGCTCACTCGTCACCACCACCATGCGTAACGCCGGCCTAAAAAAGTTTGCCGAAGCCGCCGGCTGGCAACTTCACGAAACGCCGGTGGGCGACAAATACGTGACTGAAAAACTCATCGAACTTCGCCGCAACACACCGCAATCAGGCGGGATCGGTCTGGGCGGTGAGCAGTCGGGCCACGTGATCCTGCTGGACGACTCTCACGTCACCGGCGACGGCATGAGAACGGCGCTGTTCGTCATGCGCGCCTTCATCGAATCTGGCGCAACATCAATGGCCGAGTTCGCCGCCGGGATCGGCAAGACGCCGCAGGTGATCGCCTCTGCCGACGTGGGGCGCGGCCCGCGCCTCGACAAGTTTGCTTTGGTTGACATCGAGAACCAAACTCTGGCCGGCCACCCCGGCCTCACTCGCATTAACCTGCGCTATTCTGGAACCGAATCTAAATTCCGGGCCATGCTCGAATCCGACGGCCAGCAGTCCGAAGAAGCTCTGGCCGGCATTGCCGCCAGGATTTGCCGCCAGATTCAGGCGGCCTCTGGCATGAATGGCGGCGGCATTGAAATTCAAGACTGTAGCCGGGGCGGCCTTTTGATGACAACGGATTGA